In one window of Nakamurella alba DNA:
- a CDS encoding superoxide dismutase, with product MAVYTLPELPYDFAALEPHISGEITELHYTKHHQAYVTAANQVLDQLAEAREKEAFGPLGGMEKTLAFNLGGHINHSIWWPSLSPDGGDKPTGELAAAIDEFFGSFDAFQKQFTANATTIQGSGWSILAWDTLGQRLNIFQLYDQQGNIPAAQIPIVLVDVWEHAFYLQYKNVKADYIKAWWNVVNWADAQARFDAAKTKTAGLITL from the coding sequence ATGGCCGTCTACACCCTCCCCGAACTCCCCTACGATTTCGCGGCCCTGGAGCCGCACATCTCGGGCGAGATCACCGAGCTGCACTACACCAAGCACCACCAGGCCTACGTGACCGCGGCCAACCAGGTGCTGGACCAGCTGGCCGAAGCCCGCGAGAAGGAGGCCTTCGGCCCGCTCGGCGGCATGGAGAAGACCCTCGCCTTCAACCTCGGTGGTCACATCAACCACTCCATCTGGTGGCCGAGCCTGTCCCCGGACGGCGGCGACAAGCCGACCGGCGAGCTGGCGGCCGCGATCGACGAGTTCTTCGGCTCGTTCGACGCCTTCCAGAAGCAGTTCACCGCCAACGCCACCACGATCCAGGGCTCCGGCTGGTCGATCCTGGCCTGGGACACCCTGGGCCAGCGGCTGAACATCTTCCAGCTGTACGACCAGCAGGGGAACATCCCCGCGGCGCAGATCCCGATCGTCCTGGTGGACGTGTGGGAGCACGCGTTCTACCTGCAGTACAAGAACGTCAAGGCCGACTACATCAAGGCCTGGTGGAACGTCGTCAACTGGGCCGACGCGCAGGCGCGGTTCGACGCCGCCAAGACCAAGACCGCCGGTCTGATCACTCTGTAG
- a CDS encoding cation diffusion facilitator family transporter, with amino-acid sequence MSTEGGTKAIIAALFANLGIAVTKFIAFLVSGSSSMLAESVHSLADSGNQVLLLVGGRRAKRAPTPDHPFGFGRERYVYAFMVAIILFSVGGVFSIYEGVHKLEHPEPIEQAWLPLTVLAIAIVLESFSLRTALRESAPLRKGITLWQFVRRAKSPELPVVLLEDIAALVGLVLAFVGVGVAVLSGDGIWDGIGTVAIGVLLVLVAIVLGIEVKSLLIGEGASPEDSERIRAAVEAGDDVERIIHMKSLYLGPDELLVGMKVAVPASDTAAEIAAAIDAIEARVRAAVPVARVLYIEPDLLRDRAPAAPAPETPH; translated from the coding sequence GTGAGCACCGAGGGCGGCACGAAGGCGATCATCGCGGCGTTGTTCGCGAACCTGGGCATCGCCGTCACGAAGTTCATCGCGTTCCTGGTGTCCGGCTCCTCGTCGATGCTGGCGGAGTCGGTGCACTCGCTGGCGGACTCCGGGAACCAGGTGCTGCTGCTGGTGGGCGGCCGGCGCGCCAAGCGGGCGCCCACCCCGGACCATCCGTTCGGCTTCGGGCGCGAGCGGTACGTCTACGCGTTCATGGTCGCGATCATCCTGTTCTCGGTCGGCGGCGTGTTCTCGATCTACGAGGGCGTGCACAAGCTCGAGCACCCGGAACCCATCGAGCAGGCCTGGTTGCCGCTGACCGTGCTGGCGATCGCCATCGTGCTGGAGAGCTTCTCGCTGCGGACCGCGCTGCGGGAGTCGGCGCCGCTGCGCAAGGGCATCACGCTCTGGCAGTTCGTCCGCCGCGCCAAGTCGCCGGAGCTGCCGGTGGTGCTGCTGGAGGACATCGCGGCGCTGGTCGGCCTGGTGCTCGCCTTCGTCGGGGTCGGTGTCGCGGTGCTCTCCGGCGACGGGATCTGGGACGGCATCGGCACTGTCGCGATCGGTGTGCTGCTGGTGCTGGTGGCGATCGTGCTCGGCATCGAGGTGAAGAGCCTGCTGATCGGCGAGGGCGCGAGCCCGGAGGACTCCGAGCGGATCCGCGCCGCGGTGGAGGCCGGCGACGACGTCGAGCGGATCATCCACATGAAGAGCCTCTACCTGGGCCCCGACGAACTGCTGGTCGGGATGAAGGTCGCCGTGCCCGCGTCGGACACCGCTGCCGAGATCGCCGCCGCCATCGACGCGATCGAGGCCCGTGTCCGCGCCGCGGTGCCGGTGGCGCGCGTCCTGTACATCGAGCCGGATCTGCTCCGGGACCGTGCGCCGGCCGCTCCGGCCCCCGAGACGCCGCACTGA
- a CDS encoding MATE family efflux transporter: protein MAKASPPPHVPTRRILSLSASAFVVLAAEPLFLLVDTAVVGHLGDVPLAGLGAAGAVMTLLAVVGTALEYGTTGRAARFFGAGRRAAAVGEGVQASWLALLIGLAAVAVGQLVAGPVVRVIVGSDGPVAQAAESWLRIAILGLPGILLVLAGNGWMRGVQDTRTPVVIVTIANVLSAAASPLLVYTAGWGLEGSAVANVLAQWTGALLCLRAIRREQVPLRPDRSVMGRQLVISRDLVIRALAFQASYLTAAGAAGRMGAAELAAHQIGMQLWNLIALLLDSFAIAAQALIGAALGGNDEATARSTAWRVTRLGLVAGLVFGGLLAAGWYLVPRIFTNDPDVWQQAHLLWPFLVAMAPIGGVLFALDGVLFGSGDHTFLRTITLIGAFGGYVPIAVLSLVFGWGIAGVWAGLATFIVIRFIGMALRVRSGRWLVLGETR from the coding sequence GTGGCGAAGGCATCCCCACCGCCGCACGTCCCGACCCGCCGCATCCTGTCGCTCTCCGCCTCCGCCTTCGTGGTGCTGGCCGCGGAACCGCTGTTCCTGCTGGTCGACACCGCCGTCGTCGGTCACCTCGGGGACGTGCCACTGGCCGGTCTGGGCGCCGCGGGCGCGGTGATGACGTTGCTGGCCGTGGTCGGCACCGCTCTGGAGTACGGCACCACCGGGCGCGCGGCCCGGTTCTTCGGCGCCGGACGGCGCGCCGCCGCCGTCGGCGAAGGAGTGCAGGCGTCCTGGCTGGCGCTGCTCATCGGCCTGGCCGCCGTCGCCGTGGGCCAGCTGGTCGCCGGGCCGGTGGTCCGGGTGATCGTCGGGTCCGACGGTCCGGTGGCGCAGGCCGCCGAGTCCTGGCTGCGCATCGCGATCCTCGGGCTGCCGGGCATCCTGCTGGTGCTGGCCGGCAACGGCTGGATGCGCGGTGTGCAGGACACCCGGACCCCGGTCGTGATCGTCACCATCGCCAACGTGCTGTCCGCAGCCGCGTCGCCGCTGCTCGTCTACACGGCAGGCTGGGGACTGGAGGGGTCCGCCGTCGCGAACGTGTTGGCCCAGTGGACCGGCGCGCTGCTGTGCCTGCGGGCGATCCGCCGGGAGCAGGTACCGCTGCGGCCGGACCGGTCGGTGATGGGCCGGCAGCTGGTGATCAGCCGGGACCTGGTGATCCGGGCGCTGGCGTTCCAGGCCTCCTACCTCACCGCCGCCGGTGCCGCCGGCCGGATGGGTGCGGCCGAGCTCGCGGCACATCAGATCGGCATGCAGCTCTGGAATCTCATCGCACTGCTGCTCGACTCGTTCGCCATCGCCGCGCAGGCACTGATCGGTGCCGCGCTGGGCGGCAACGACGAGGCGACGGCCCGGTCGACGGCCTGGCGGGTGACCCGGCTGGGTCTGGTGGCCGGCCTGGTGTTCGGCGGCCTGCTCGCCGCCGGTTGGTACCTGGTCCCGCGGATCTTCACCAATGATCCCGACGTCTGGCAGCAGGCCCATCTGCTGTGGCCGTTCCTGGTCGCCATGGCGCCGATCGGCGGGGTGCTGTTCGCGCTGGACGGGGTGCTGTTCGGCTCCGGCGACCACACGTTCCTGCGCACCATCACGCTGATCGGCGCCTTCGGCGGCTACGTGCCGATCGCCGTGCTGTCGTTGGTGTTCGGCTGGGGCATCGCCGGGGTGTGGGCCGGCCTGGCAACTTTCATCGTGATCCGGTTCATCGGTATGGCGCTCCGGGTCCGGTCCGGGCGTTGGCTGGTCCTCGGCGAGACCCGTTGA
- a CDS encoding SRPBCC family protein has product MNSTPIHVSVSVESDIDPVTLYDLVSDITTVGDRSPETVSARWTGELREPVVGARFKGSNRLGMLRWSTRATVTAADRGSRFAFRVAGTGGPLWTYTFSPRPDGAHGCVVTESVEQFEPSPGIQQWLRRRAGVTDRAAHLAAGMRTTLDRLCAAASPVVSGKS; this is encoded by the coding sequence ATGAACAGCACCCCGATCCACGTGTCCGTCTCGGTCGAGAGCGACATCGATCCGGTCACCCTCTACGACCTGGTCAGCGACATCACCACCGTCGGCGACCGCAGTCCGGAAACGGTCTCGGCCCGGTGGACCGGCGAGCTGCGGGAACCGGTCGTCGGTGCGCGGTTCAAGGGCAGCAACCGCCTCGGGATGTTGCGCTGGTCGACCCGCGCCACGGTCACCGCCGCCGACCGCGGGTCCCGATTCGCCTTCCGGGTGGCCGGCACCGGCGGCCCGCTGTGGACCTACACCTTCTCGCCGCGGCCGGACGGTGCGCACGGATGTGTGGTCACCGAGTCGGTGGAGCAGTTCGAACCGTCACCGGGCATCCAGCAATGGCTGCGGCGGCGGGCCGGGGTCACCGACCGGGCCGCGCACCTGGCCGCCGGCATGCGGACCACGCTGGACCGGCTGTGCGCGGCCGCGTCTCCGGTTGTCAGCGGGAAGAGTTGA
- a CDS encoding dolichyl-phosphate-mannose--protein mannosyltransferase, protein MTAPPAADAAADDRTEHDTPPGPLGPDDLVARPTVLGLDEDDLRQSRPDPARGVVAIGEVPPFLPPVRPERRRPTGLPSDRARGWLVTGLLTLIGGVLRFVGLGNAVDGGSSGGVGTPLFDEKYYAVQAAEVMRNLGVEDNQAYGVVVHPPLGKQLIAIGEWLFGYNSFGWRFSSAVAGTIIILLVIRVVRRMTSSTLIGGIAGVLIICDSLSHVLARAALLDVFQELFVIAAFACLIADRDQVRARLEAATFGGFLHEPAKGPGFWARSGERAGIALGARWWRFGCGICLGLATGIKYSGIYWVAAFGILTIIWDILARKEAGVRRPVAAVVRRDLAPGLWSLAVIPIGTYIASWWAWFFSETAFPRNVICTAEGNPCGAWDTGFFKWLAGLWDNTLWTWTWRMLDFHSTLLTPDDVASRHPWESKPWTWPMGLRPVLTYVGSNMSCGDGSNDCVARIFIISLPAMWFLAFFVLAWALWRAIGRTDWRYAAVLVGYGAGYIPWFANLDRQMYFFYAASLAPFLVIGISLVLGDILGRAKVGMERRYLLIAMVSLYVGIVVANFLWMLPILNGDPITQSELTARTIIPPWG, encoded by the coding sequence ATGACCGCCCCGCCGGCCGCTGACGCCGCTGCCGACGACCGCACGGAACACGACACCCCACCCGGCCCGCTCGGGCCCGACGACCTGGTCGCCCGGCCGACGGTGCTGGGCCTGGACGAGGACGACCTGCGGCAGTCCCGGCCGGATCCGGCCCGCGGCGTGGTGGCGATCGGCGAGGTGCCCCCGTTCCTGCCCCCGGTACGGCCGGAGCGTCGTCGTCCGACCGGACTGCCCAGCGACCGGGCCCGCGGCTGGCTGGTCACCGGGCTGCTCACCCTGATCGGCGGCGTGCTGCGGTTCGTCGGCCTGGGCAACGCGGTGGACGGCGGCAGCAGCGGCGGCGTCGGCACCCCGCTGTTCGACGAGAAGTACTACGCCGTCCAGGCCGCCGAGGTGATGCGCAACCTGGGCGTCGAGGACAACCAGGCGTATGGGGTCGTCGTGCACCCGCCGCTGGGCAAGCAGCTGATCGCGATCGGCGAGTGGCTGTTCGGCTACAACTCGTTCGGCTGGCGCTTCTCCTCCGCGGTCGCCGGCACGATCATCATCCTGCTGGTGATCCGCGTGGTCCGGCGGATGACCAGCAGCACCCTGATCGGCGGCATCGCCGGGGTACTGATCATCTGCGACAGCCTGTCCCACGTGCTGGCCCGGGCCGCGCTGCTGGACGTGTTCCAGGAGCTGTTCGTCATCGCCGCCTTCGCCTGCCTGATCGCCGACCGGGACCAGGTGCGGGCCAGGCTGGAGGCGGCCACCTTCGGCGGTTTCCTGCACGAACCGGCCAAGGGGCCGGGCTTCTGGGCCCGCTCCGGCGAGCGGGCCGGCATCGCGCTCGGCGCCCGTTGGTGGCGGTTCGGCTGCGGCATCTGCCTGGGCCTGGCCACCGGGATCAAGTACTCCGGCATCTACTGGGTCGCCGCCTTCGGCATCCTGACGATCATCTGGGACATCCTGGCGCGCAAGGAGGCCGGCGTCCGCCGACCGGTCGCGGCGGTGGTCCGGCGTGACCTGGCCCCCGGGCTGTGGTCGCTGGCGGTCATCCCGATCGGTACCTACATCGCCTCCTGGTGGGCCTGGTTCTTCTCCGAGACGGCCTTCCCGCGGAACGTCATCTGCACCGCCGAGGGCAACCCGTGCGGCGCCTGGGACACCGGGTTCTTCAAGTGGCTGGCCGGACTCTGGGACAACACCCTGTGGACCTGGACCTGGCGCATGCTGGACTTCCACTCGACGCTGCTGACCCCGGACGATGTCGCGTCCCGGCACCCGTGGGAGTCCAAGCCCTGGACCTGGCCGATGGGGCTGCGCCCGGTGCTGACCTACGTCGGGTCGAACATGTCCTGCGGCGACGGCAGCAACGACTGCGTCGCCCGGATCTTCATCATCAGCCTGCCGGCCATGTGGTTCCTGGCGTTCTTCGTGCTGGCCTGGGCGCTGTGGCGGGCGATCGGCCGCACCGACTGGCGGTACGCCGCCGTGCTGGTCGGCTACGGCGCCGGTTACATCCCGTGGTTCGCCAACCTGGACCGGCAGATGTACTTCTTCTACGCCGCCTCGCTGGCCCCGTTCCTGGTGATCGGCATCAGCCTGGTCCTCGGCGACATCCTCGGCCGGGCGAAGGTCGGGATGGAACGCAGATACCTCTTGATCGCCATGGTCTCGCTCTACGTCGGCATCGTGGTGGCGAACTTCCTGTGGATGCTGCCGATCCTCAACGGCGACCCGATCACCCAGTCCGAGCTGACCGCGCGGACCATCATCCCGCCCTGGGGCTGA
- a CDS encoding thiamine-binding protein, whose product MLIAFSVAPSGTGELSPVDPAGGSGDGSVSAAVAAAVQVVRESGLPHRTDSMFTTLEGEWDECMAVIKQACEVVGRYGSRVSLVLKADIRPGRTGEIDGKVARVERLLGS is encoded by the coding sequence ATGTTGATCGCGTTCTCCGTCGCCCCGTCCGGAACCGGCGAGCTGTCGCCGGTTGATCCCGCGGGAGGGTCGGGTGACGGCTCGGTGTCCGCGGCCGTCGCGGCGGCCGTGCAGGTGGTCCGGGAGTCCGGGCTGCCGCACCGTACCGACTCGATGTTCACCACCCTCGAGGGCGAGTGGGACGAGTGCATGGCCGTGATCAAGCAGGCCTGCGAGGTGGTCGGGCGCTACGGGTCACGGGTCTCACTGGTGCTGAAGGCCGACATCCGGCCCGGCCGTACCGGGGAGATCGACGGCAAGGTCGCGCGGGTGGAGAGGCTGCTCGGGAGCTGA
- a CDS encoding MarR family winged helix-turn-helix transcriptional regulator, giving the protein MGGTPTEDSVPGDQVDQVITASRLLVGIAARSMAAVEDEVTVTQLRALVVLSTRGDLDLRGLADAMGVHPSNATRLCDRLVAAGLVVRRDNQNDRRHLVLTVTSRGRAVVDAVTEARRQAVGDVLERLAPERRGAVVDALAEFARAGGEPAPDDLRKMGWPDHS; this is encoded by the coding sequence GTGGGCGGTACACCGACGGAGGACAGCGTTCCGGGGGACCAGGTCGATCAGGTGATCACTGCGTCCCGGCTGCTGGTCGGCATCGCCGCGCGCTCCATGGCCGCGGTCGAGGACGAGGTGACCGTGACCCAGCTGCGGGCCTTGGTGGTGCTGAGCACCCGTGGCGATCTGGACCTGCGCGGGCTGGCGGACGCGATGGGCGTGCACCCGTCGAACGCGACCCGCCTGTGCGACCGACTGGTCGCGGCCGGCCTGGTCGTCCGCCGCGACAACCAGAACGACAGAAGGCATCTCGTGCTGACGGTGACGTCGCGCGGCCGGGCGGTGGTGGACGCGGTCACCGAGGCGCGGCGGCAGGCCGTCGGCGATGTGCTGGAGCGGTTGGCGCCGGAGCGGCGGGGCGCGGTGGTCGATGCGCTGGCCGAGTTCGCGCGGGCCGGCGGGGAGCCGGCACCGGACGACCTGCGCAAGATGGGCTGGCCGGACCACTCCTGA